One genomic region from Rosa rugosa chromosome 1, drRosRugo1.1, whole genome shotgun sequence encodes:
- the LOC133724761 gene encoding ribulose bisphosphate carboxylase small subunit, chloroplastic-like, which yields MASSMFSSSAAVATAASPAQASMVAPFTGLKSAAAFPITRKTNSDITSLPSNGGRVQCMKVWPTVGMKKFETLSYLPPLSPESLAKEVDYLLRKGWVPCLEFELEHGFVYREHNKSPGYYDGRYWTMWKLPMFGCTDSAQVLKELEEAKKAYPNGFIRIIGFDNVRQVQCISFIAYKPKGL from the exons ATGGCCTCCTCCATGTTCTCATCGTCTGCCGCAGTTGCCACCGCCGCCTCCCCGGCACAAGCCAGCATGGTCGCACCATTCACTGGCCTCAAGTCTGCCGCAGCTTTCCCCATCACCAGAAAGACCAACAGTGACATTACCTCACTCCCAAGCAATGGCGGAAGAGTGCAATGCATGAAG GTGTGGCCTACAGTTGGTATGAAGAAGTTCGAGACTCTGTCCTACCTTCCACCACTTTCTCCCGAGTCCTTGGCCAAGGAAGTTGATTACCTTCTCCGCAAAGGATGGGTTCCCTGCTTGGAATTTGAGTTGGAG CACGGATTCGTGTACCGTGAGCACAACAAGTCACCTGGATACTATGACGGCCGGTACTGGACCATGTGGAAGCTACCCATGTTCGGATGCACCGACTCTGCACAAGTGTTGAAGGAGCTCGAGGAGGCCAAGAAGGCATACCCAAATGGTTTCATCCGTATCATCGGATTCGACAATGTCCGTCAAGTTCAGTGCATCAGTTTCATCGCCTACAAGCCTAAAGGCCTCTAA